The nucleotide sequence cgtaatacttgtggtaagcgttagatgcagacgtgcacaacagattgagttctgaatacagatttctgaatgcagatttttatagaaactcctcacagcagttacttaccttgcttcgcccggtcagtaacttctataataagggaggccactgcgtaggagattgagatttatagtgcagatagaattgttttacgaacgaaatttgttttaggttataagaagattttttgacataaaacggtcttagaaaaattcactaaaaacggtgtcagcaatattcttggaagaaaacgttagaaaaacgtttccaaaaaaaatttgtaagaatgaccatatactaaattaaatagatatttcgtctgatttttgatcaggtaaggcttcataatgggcaaccgatcgatgtggattttcgaaatgtggtatataccataagcatatgtgcgtaaacgcacctatgctaaaaatatatcaggcaactaAATGTCGAGTTTGAGTGGACCAGTGAGCTACTTCCTGAAGTTGCTATTGTAGAAGGGCCTCTCAACCATTCACAGTAGAACAAATTCGCAAAGCTCTTGGCAAGATGAAATGCGACAAAGCAATTGGTCCATCAGGAGTGATTGCCGAGATGTTGAAAGCAGCTGGTGAAGATGGAACAGAAATGCTGAGACAGCCGGCTGAGGTCGTTTTCAGCAATGGTGTGATCCCCAATGACTGGAAGGAGAACCACATTACAAAGGTAAAGGAGAGGCTCTAGACAGAGGAAACTAACGTGGGTTAAAGCTTACGGACCAGACGATGAAACTGATTGAGCGTGTACTTGACACCCTCATACGCGAGATGGTCGACATCGATGGTATGCAGTTTGGCTTTGTTCCTGGTAGAGGTACCACTGATGCAATCTTCATCATACGCCAGCTGCAGGAAAAATACATTGCTGCAAACAAGCCACTGTATATTGCCTTTGTCGACCTTGAGAAAGCATTTGATAGAGTACCAAGGATGTCCTCTGGTGGGCCCTGAGGAGTCTTGGCGTTCAGGAATGGGCAGGAAATGTCATACAAGGCATGTACACAGACACCAGGAGCCAAGTACGTGTCAACGGACAGTACAGCGAGGAATTTGGAGTTGGAATAGGGGTGCATCAGGGTTCTGTTCTCATTTCCCTGCTTTTCATCCTAGTCCTCGAGGCTCTGTCGAGGGAATTCCTCACCGGGGTTCCATGGGAGCTCCTCTGCGCTGAGGATCTTGCTATTATCGCGGACTCACTGGAGGAGTGTCTCTCCAGACTGAAAGGTTGGAAGGATGGAATGGAAAGCAAAGGGCTGAGGGTCAATATGAAGAAGACAAAGCTCTTGATCACCGTTCCTGGACTGAATCTCCAGCGTGACTCTGGAGCATATCCCTGTGCGGTATGTAGTAGTGGAGTGGGAGTGAACTCCATTGAGTGCACTCAGTGCAAACTGTGGGTGCACAAAAAGTGCAGTGGCATCAAGGGAAGGATCACCAGCATCCCGGACTATGTATGTCTGAGGTGCCTGGACCAGGCACGTCCAATTGATGGAAGACCAGTTACCCAGGTGGTCGTCGACGGCTCACAGCTTGATGTTGAGGCCAGCTTCTGCTATCTGGTTGACACACTATGTGCTGGGGGAGGCTGCGAACTTGCCATCATCACCAGATGCTGCACTTCCTGGGGAAAGTGTAAGAAGCTACTACCAATACTGACATCGAAGCATGTTTCCCTTAAAACACGTGGTAAAGTGTTCAATGCTTGTGTCCGGTCTGCTATGTTACATGGCAGTAAAGCGTGGGCATCATCCGCTTCTGATCTACAACGACTTCGTAGAAACAACAGAGCAATGGCCCGCTGGATCTGCAGCGTCAAACCTGACGAGGGAGTCGATACTGACACGCTGTATGGGAAACTAGGGATACCAGAAGTCACTGCATCACTGAGTGTCAGACGTCTGAGGTCGTATGGGCATGTCGAACGTGCCACTTCTTGCATAAACTCTATCATAAAGATGGCCATTCCTGGTGCTAGAGGTAGAGGGCGACCAAGAAAAGCATGGTCTGATTGTGTCAGGGATAACCTGCACACCTGTGGCATGGGAAACACAGACCCACAGAGCAGAGGGGTGTGGAAATCAGGGGTAAGACGCTCTAGCCGCCTGCTGCCTATCCCAGCTACTGGGACTAATCCCGCAGCAGATGACAAATAAACTCAGGATCACCTCAAGTCAAGGCAACTTTATattaggcagatatcaatgcggtggtatgattaAGTGATTAAATGGGGTAAATGTTCTCtcaaagataaacaaaacaataagacAGTGGTATATAATGCTTTTAACTTCTTTTATATTATACATCAAAAACGAACAATAAC is from Dreissena polymorpha isolate Duluth1 chromosome 14, UMN_Dpol_1.0, whole genome shotgun sequence and encodes:
- the LOC127857341 gene encoding uncharacterized protein LOC127857341 is translated as MKLIERVLDTLIREMVDIDGMQFGFVPGRGTTDAIFIIRQLQEKYIAANKPLYIAFVDLEKAFDRVPRMSSVLEALSREFLTGVPWELLCAEDLAIIADSLEECLSRLKGWKDGMESKGLRVNMKKTKLLITVPGLNLQRDSGAYPCAVCSSGVGVNSIECTQCKLWVHKKCSGIKGRITSIPDYVCLRCLDQARPIDGRPVTQVVVDGSQLDVEASFCYLVDTLCAGGGCELAIITRCCTSWGKCKKLLPILTSKHVSLKTRGKVFNACVRSAMLHGSKAWASSASDLQRLRRNNRAMARWICSVKPDEGVDTDTLYGKLGIPEVTASLSVRRLRSYGHVERATSCINSIIKMAIPGARGRGRPRKAWSDCVRDNLHTCGMGNTDPQSRGVWKSGVRRSSRLLPIPATGTNPAADDK